In one Sphingomonas sanguinis genomic region, the following are encoded:
- a CDS encoding toll/interleukin-1 receptor domain-containing protein produces the protein MTKIWLTYAWKDNEEEDVDHIIAELSARGLDVGYDRVELLAGRRLWEQIDVAIKDPGVVAWAIYVTENSLKSEPCQEELAYALDRALRTRGAKFPLIGLFPGNLDREIIPSAIATRLYVNLRTNDWAEQVVNAVKGARRGSQSPPTPYGHALHKRPNGYCLEVWPRTGTWSPSYGIVPEAEAEKLRGMSTGPRGVLDGMRMVIDGEGYQNGVFGRVINNPVDAVNSLQINLAELPSWIEFGPASGQRFRLFFQ, from the coding sequence TTGACAAAAATTTGGCTTACATATGCTTGGAAGGACAATGAGGAGGAGGATGTAGATCATATTATTGCTGAGCTTTCCGCCAGAGGCCTGGATGTCGGATATGATCGCGTTGAACTTTTGGCTGGTCGGAGGCTTTGGGAGCAAATTGATGTTGCTATTAAAGATCCAGGCGTAGTCGCATGGGCCATATACGTCACTGAGAATAGCCTTAAAAGTGAACCATGCCAAGAAGAACTCGCATATGCGCTAGATCGTGCTCTACGTACCAGAGGGGCAAAGTTTCCCCTCATCGGCTTATTTCCGGGAAATCTAGATAGGGAAATTATTCCATCCGCAATTGCAACCCGATTATATGTTAACCTTAGAACCAATGATTGGGCGGAACAGGTTGTAAACGCGGTTAAAGGTGCGAGGCGCGGATCGCAATCCCCACCAACACCTTACGGTCACGCGTTGCACAAGCGACCAAACGGATATTGTCTAGAGGTTTGGCCAAGGACTGGCACATGGTCGCCATCCTATGGGATCGTGCCTGAAGCGGAAGCGGAAAAATTACGTGGCATGTCGACTGGACCGCGAGGCGTCCTTGATGGAATGCGTATGGTGATAGACGGTGAGGGCTACCAAAATGGCGTGTTCGGACGTGTTATCAACAATCCGGTCGATGCCGTGAATAGCCTGCAGATAAACTTGGCTGAGCTTCCCAGTTGGATTGAATTTGGACCGGCATCAGGTCAAAGGTTTCGCCTATTTTTTCAATAA
- the recO gene encoding DNA repair protein RecO, with translation MHRIAPAIILSVRPHGEHGAIVRALTRGDGVQPGYVRGGRSRALRPVLQPGNAIRGEWRARTAEQLAALTVEPGHSRAGLHGEPLAAAGIEWLCALTAAALPEEQPYPVLYDALDAVLTAIESAPSARGWAGALVRYELLVLGQLGFGLDLEQCTVTGAKADLSYVSPRSGGAVSIGAASGYETRLFALPDFLREGGTAEWPDIFAAGRITAHFLARDVLAGLRADPLPARTRLFDRFKRAVA, from the coding sequence ATGCACCGGATCGCCCCCGCCATAATCCTGTCGGTCCGGCCGCATGGCGAGCATGGGGCGATCGTGCGGGCTTTGACCCGCGGTGACGGGGTGCAGCCCGGTTATGTGCGGGGTGGGCGGTCGCGGGCGTTGCGGCCGGTGCTGCAGCCGGGCAATGCGATCCGGGGGGAGTGGCGGGCGCGGACGGCCGAGCAGCTTGCCGCGCTGACCGTCGAGCCGGGGCATAGCCGCGCGGGGTTGCACGGCGAGCCGCTGGCCGCCGCAGGGATCGAGTGGCTCTGCGCGCTGACCGCCGCCGCGCTGCCCGAGGAGCAGCCTTATCCGGTTCTCTACGACGCGCTCGACGCGGTGTTGACCGCGATCGAGTCGGCGCCGTCTGCGCGGGGCTGGGCGGGGGCGTTGGTGCGCTATGAGCTACTGGTGCTGGGGCAGCTCGGCTTCGGGCTGGATCTGGAGCAGTGTACCGTGACCGGCGCCAAGGCCGATCTGTCCTATGTCAGCCCTCGCAGCGGCGGTGCGGTGTCGATCGGTGCGGCGTCCGGTTATGAGACACGGTTGTTCGCCTTGCCGGATTTCCTGCGCGAAGGCGGGACGGCGGAATGGCCGGATATCTTCGCCGCAGGGCGGATCACCGCGCATTTCCTGGCCCGCGACGTGCTGGCCGGGCTTCGTGCCGACCCGCTCCCCGCCCGGACGCGGCTGTTCGATCGGTTCAAAAGGGCGGTTGCGTGA
- a CDS encoding F0F1 ATP synthase subunit B family protein: MPQIAQISATYASQIFWLLITFGLLYFVVGRGMVPKIQATVDAREGRIAGDLAAAEAARAEADRVEAAWRAEMDAARVAAMAETNAAKARATHAFEAQVKAADADLAERLGHHDLAIANAKVEAMANLQTVAAEAARDLVAKLSGVQVGEDAAADAVRKVSAHG, translated from the coding sequence ATGCCCCAGATAGCACAGATCAGTGCGACCTATGCGTCGCAGATCTTCTGGCTCCTGATCACTTTCGGCCTGCTGTATTTCGTGGTCGGTCGTGGGATGGTGCCCAAGATTCAGGCGACCGTCGACGCTCGCGAAGGCCGTATCGCCGGCGATCTGGCGGCAGCCGAGGCCGCGCGTGCCGAGGCCGACCGGGTCGAGGCGGCATGGCGGGCCGAAATGGACGCCGCCCGTGTCGCCGCGATGGCCGAAACCAACGCTGCCAAGGCGCGGGCCACCCACGCTTTCGAGGCGCAGGTGAAGGCGGCCGATGCCGACTTGGCCGAGCGTCTGGGTCATCATGACCTGGCGATCGCCAATGCCAAGGTCGAGGCGATGGCCAATCTTCAGACCGTGGCGGCCGAGGCCGCGCGCGATCTCGTCGCCAAGCTGTCCGGCGTCCAGGTGGGCGAGGATGCGGCGGCCGACGCGGTGCGAAAGGTGAGCGCGCATGGCTAA
- a CDS encoding phospholipid carrier-dependent glycosyltransferase, with translation MTGAMRRLLAPFHRPVPALLALLVAAQALFCWRLTVPHALVFDEIHYVPAARTLMALEGPVNIEHPLLGKTLIAAGMLLFGDDPLGWRALSTVAGTATVGGIFGIVWLMTRRTRAAAIGALLTMLNFMVLVQARIAMLDGFMAAFVVLAVAAMGWAMRSSPVQSRWRWTMGAVLLGLAVGVKWAAVPYLGYAAIGFVLMKRQDPSRWPGLRWWSAWALLGLGAGLAYAATFAPAFFYIREPMTLAELLPFQLEMYARQTQVLPPHHYQSTWWSWPVIGRPIWYFYEMADGAQRGIFLLGNPAVMWGGLVAVTACALGWLRTREVRLGVAAALWIGGFAVWAIIPKSLGFYYYYILPAIWLSVALAVAIDRWRAALRDWDEAYLVAVACLFVYFYPILTAGALAGPKSFARYAWFMDWR, from the coding sequence ATGACCGGGGCCATGCGTCGCCTGCTCGCCCCGTTTCATCGTCCGGTCCCGGCGCTGCTGGCCCTGCTGGTCGCGGCGCAGGCACTATTCTGCTGGCGGCTGACCGTGCCGCACGCGCTGGTCTTCGACGAAATCCATTACGTCCCCGCCGCCCGCACGCTGATGGCGCTGGAAGGGCCGGTGAATATCGAGCATCCGCTGCTCGGCAAGACATTGATCGCGGCCGGGATGCTGCTGTTCGGGGACGATCCGCTAGGCTGGCGCGCGCTGTCGACGGTGGCGGGGACCGCCACTGTCGGAGGTATCTTCGGCATCGTCTGGCTGATGACCCGGCGGACCCGCGCGGCGGCGATCGGGGCGCTGCTGACCATGTTGAACTTCATGGTGCTGGTGCAGGCGCGGATCGCGATGCTCGACGGGTTCATGGCGGCGTTCGTCGTGCTGGCGGTCGCGGCGATGGGCTGGGCTATGCGTAGCAGCCCAGTGCAGAGCCGCTGGCGGTGGACGATGGGCGCGGTGCTACTGGGGCTGGCGGTCGGAGTGAAATGGGCGGCGGTGCCCTATCTGGGCTATGCCGCGATCGGTTTCGTCCTGATGAAGCGCCAGGACCCGAGCCGCTGGCCGGGCCTGCGCTGGTGGTCGGCTTGGGCGTTGCTCGGGTTGGGCGCGGGGTTGGCCTATGCGGCGACCTTCGCGCCCGCTTTTTTCTACATACGCGAGCCCATGACGCTGGCGGAACTGCTGCCCTTCCAGCTGGAAATGTATGCGCGCCAGACGCAGGTCCTGCCGCCGCATCATTACCAGTCGACCTGGTGGAGCTGGCCCGTGATCGGGCGACCGATCTGGTATTTCTACGAAATGGCCGATGGGGCGCAGCGGGGCATTTTCCTGCTGGGCAATCCGGCGGTGATGTGGGGCGGGCTGGTCGCGGTGACAGCGTGCGCGCTCGGCTGGCTGCGGACGCGCGAGGTGCGGCTGGGGGTCGCGGCGGCGCTGTGGATCGGCGGCTTTGCGGTCTGGGCGATCATCCCCAAGTCGCTGGGCTTTTACTATTATTACATCCTGCCCGCGATCTGGCTGTCGGTGGCGCTGGCGGTGGCGATCGATCGGTGGCGGGCCGCCTTACGCGATTGGGACGAGGCCTATCTGGTCGCGGTCGCGTGCCTGTTCGTCTATTTCTATCCGATCCTGACGGCGGGGGCGCTGGCGGGGCCGAAGTCCTTCGCCCGATATGCGTGGTTTATGGATTGGCGGTGA
- a CDS encoding AtpZ/AtpI family protein — protein sequence MAEKEPGQDFGDADDPRLAALDQRLAKAKAEGAARQGVKVDADRGYSQGSRVISALIGSLVGSALIGWLFDRWFGTAPWALIVMLFLGIGVAFRQIIRISGERPE from the coding sequence GTGGCGGAGAAGGAACCCGGACAGGACTTTGGCGATGCGGACGATCCGCGTCTGGCCGCGCTGGATCAGCGACTGGCTAAGGCGAAAGCGGAAGGCGCAGCGCGGCAGGGGGTGAAGGTGGATGCCGACAGGGGATATTCCCAGGGCAGCCGTGTGATCTCCGCGCTGATCGGAAGTCTTGTCGGCAGTGCGTTGATCGGCTGGCTCTTCGACCGCTGGTTCGGCACCGCACCCTGGGCCCTGATCGTGATGCTGTTCCTGGGGATCGGCGTGGCGTTCAGGCAGATCATTCGGATTTCTGGCGAACGCCCGGAGTAA
- a CDS encoding DMT family transporter gives MAWVILGIAVITEICWALSLKWAATVATWQASSVPIILSFVNMGLLALAMRGLPAGTAYAVWTGLGAVGVVIGGAIVFGDKIAPIQAGFMVLTVIGVMGTKLFAQG, from the coding sequence ATGGCATGGGTCATTCTGGGCATTGCCGTAATTACCGAGATTTGCTGGGCGCTCAGCCTGAAATGGGCCGCGACCGTCGCCACCTGGCAGGCGTCGAGCGTGCCGATCATCCTCAGCTTCGTGAACATGGGTCTGTTGGCGCTGGCGATGCGCGGGCTTCCGGCGGGCACCGCCTATGCGGTGTGGACGGGCTTGGGCGCGGTGGGCGTCGTGATCGGCGGGGCCATCGTGTTCGGCGACAAGATCGCGCCGATCCAGGCGGGCTTCATGGTCCTGACCGTGATCGGCGTAATGGGGACCAAGCTCTTCGCGCAGGGTTGA
- a CDS encoding F0F1 ATP synthase subunit A — protein MAAESGGKIDPMHQFLIEPVLGQHWVVGGYDLSFTNSALWMVATLVALWVFMIGGMKRDLVPGRWQAAVEGFTGFVNSMLTSNIGPEGKRFLPYVFSLFMFILFANVLGLLPFGVVPGVHPFTVTSHVTVTGVLALISFAIVLIVGFGRHGFHFFALFVPHGTPKLMIPLIFVVELMSFLVRPFSLGLRLFVAMTAGHILLKVLAAFVINGINMGPGYAALITLPSFLLMIGITLLELLVAAIQAYVFALLTSVYLNDAVNLH, from the coding sequence GTGGCGGCAGAATCGGGCGGCAAGATTGATCCGATGCACCAGTTCCTGATCGAGCCGGTGCTCGGTCAGCACTGGGTGGTCGGCGGCTACGACCTTTCCTTCACCAATTCCGCTCTGTGGATGGTGGCGACGCTGGTCGCGCTGTGGGTTTTCATGATCGGCGGCATGAAGCGCGATCTGGTCCCCGGACGCTGGCAGGCGGCGGTCGAGGGGTTCACCGGCTTCGTCAATTCGATGCTGACGTCGAATATCGGGCCGGAGGGCAAGCGCTTCCTGCCTTACGTCTTCTCGCTGTTCATGTTCATCCTGTTCGCCAACGTGCTGGGCCTGCTGCCCTTCGGCGTGGTGCCTGGTGTCCACCCCTTCACCGTGACCAGCCATGTGACCGTGACCGGCGTGCTCGCGCTGATCTCGTTCGCGATCGTGCTGATCGTCGGCTTTGGCCGCCACGGCTTCCACTTCTTTGCGCTGTTCGTGCCGCACGGTACGCCCAAGCTGATGATTCCGCTGATCTTCGTGGTCGAGTTGATGAGCTTCCTGGTGCGCCCCTTCTCGCTGGGTCTGCGACTGTTCGTCGCGATGACCGCGGGGCATATCCTGCTGAAGGTTCTCGCTGCCTTCGTCATCAACGGCATCAACATGGGTCCCGGTTACGCCGCGCTCATCACCCTGCCGAGCTTCCTGCTGATGATCGGCATCACGCTTCTCGAACTGCTGGTCGCCGCGATCCAGGCCTATGTCTTCGCGCTGCTGACCTCGGTCTATCTGAACGACGCCGTCAACCTGCACTGA
- a CDS encoding YdbL family protein, whose translation MKTKTVILALGAVALLGVSGMAMAQRDPAYAAARAEGLVGEQPDGYLGIVGAATPALRTLVNSINIQRKAAYTQKAQASGATVEQMAFTSGCNLIAQTASGEKYKTPEGVWKTRTGAAPERAPACV comes from the coding sequence ATGAAGACGAAGACGGTGATCCTGGCGCTCGGCGCGGTGGCGCTGCTGGGCGTGTCGGGCATGGCGATGGCGCAGCGCGATCCGGCCTATGCCGCCGCGCGCGCCGAGGGTCTCGTGGGCGAACAGCCCGACGGCTATCTGGGCATCGTCGGCGCGGCGACGCCCGCCCTGCGCACGCTGGTCAACAGCATCAACATCCAGCGCAAGGCCGCCTATACCCAGAAGGCGCAGGCCAGCGGCGCGACCGTCGAGCAGATGGCCTTCACCAGCGGCTGCAACCTGATCGCGCAAACGGCGTCGGGTGAGAAATACAAGACGCCCGAAGGCGTGTGGAAGACGCGCACCGGTGCGGCACCGGAACGCGCACCTGCCTGCGTGTAA
- the uvrC gene encoding excinuclease ABC subunit UvrC — translation MSEPPVDRFNEEKSTFTLRGADAPDLKAGVAAIRNVLATLPLRPGVYRMQDARGDVLYIGKARALKNRVANYTQVDRLPKRLQRMVSQTRSMTIVTTNNEAEALLLEAQLIKRYRPAFNVLLRDDKSFPFILLRNDHDFPRIQKHRGARRAVGNYYGPFASAGSVNNTLNALQKLFLLRSCTDSFFKGRDRPCLLYQIKRCSAPCVGRIDEAAYAELVADAKNFLGGKSTQVQAKLGTQMQAAAEAMDFELAAILRDRLKALTFIQGTQAINAEGLGDADIFALANREGVMGIQAFFIRGGQNWGHRSFFPAHTNDVPEEEVLTSFLTQFYEEVPPAKTILLDRELPEGELLTEALGERAGYKVQLTVPQRGDRRRLLDQAKRNAVEALDRRLAESTTQARLLREVADFFDLSEPPQRIEVYDNSHIQGTNALGAMVVAGPEGFQKGQYRKFNIKGNEAATNDDFGMMREVFRRRFARQLEENPDRDDATWPDLVLIDGGRGQLNAAKAVLEDLGIEDVCLVGVAKGPHHGREGREVFHMMDGSERMLPVNAPLLFYLQRLRDEVHRFVIGAHRDKRAKAMGASPLDEVPGIGPARKKALLMHFGTGRAVRNASLEDLRKAPGVSQAVAQQVYDFYHSR, via the coding sequence ATGTCCGAGCCTCCCGTCGACCGCTTCAACGAAGAGAAATCCACCTTCACCCTGCGCGGGGCCGATGCGCCCGATCTGAAGGCGGGGGTGGCGGCGATCCGCAACGTGCTGGCGACGCTGCCGCTGCGGCCGGGCGTGTACCGGATGCAGGATGCGCGCGGCGACGTGCTGTATATCGGCAAGGCCCGCGCGCTGAAGAACCGCGTCGCCAACTATACGCAGGTCGACCGCCTACCCAAGCGCCTGCAACGCATGGTGTCACAGACCCGGTCGATGACGATCGTCACGACCAACAACGAAGCCGAGGCGCTGCTGCTCGAGGCGCAGCTCATCAAGCGCTATCGCCCCGCCTTCAACGTCCTGCTCCGCGACGACAAGAGCTTCCCCTTCATTCTGCTGCGCAACGACCATGACTTCCCGCGCATCCAGAAGCATCGCGGCGCGCGGCGTGCGGTCGGCAATTATTACGGCCCCTTCGCCAGCGCGGGCAGCGTCAACAACACGCTGAACGCGCTGCAGAAGCTGTTCCTGCTCCGCTCCTGCACCGACAGCTTCTTCAAGGGGCGCGACCGGCCGTGCCTGCTCTATCAGATCAAGCGCTGCTCGGCGCCCTGCGTCGGCCGGATCGACGAGGCCGCCTATGCCGAGCTGGTCGCCGACGCCAAGAACTTCCTGGGCGGCAAGTCGACCCAGGTCCAGGCCAAGCTGGGCACCCAGATGCAGGCGGCGGCCGAGGCGATGGACTTCGAGCTGGCCGCGATCCTGCGCGACCGGCTGAAGGCGCTAACCTTCATCCAGGGTACGCAGGCGATCAACGCGGAAGGGTTGGGCGACGCCGACATTTTCGCGCTGGCCAATCGCGAGGGGGTGATGGGCATCCAGGCCTTCTTCATCCGCGGCGGCCAGAATTGGGGGCATCGCAGCTTCTTCCCCGCACACACCAATGACGTGCCCGAGGAGGAAGTGCTGACCAGCTTCCTCACCCAATTCTACGAGGAAGTGCCGCCCGCCAAGACGATCCTGCTCGACCGCGAACTGCCCGAGGGTGAATTGCTGACCGAGGCGCTGGGCGAGCGCGCCGGGTACAAGGTACAACTCACCGTGCCGCAGCGCGGCGACCGCCGCCGGCTGCTCGACCAGGCCAAGCGCAACGCGGTCGAGGCGCTCGACCGGCGGCTGGCCGAGTCGACCACCCAGGCCAGGCTGCTGCGCGAAGTGGCCGACTTCTTCGACCTGTCCGAACCGCCACAGCGGATCGAGGTCTACGACAACAGCCATATCCAGGGCACCAATGCGCTGGGCGCCATGGTCGTGGCGGGGCCGGAGGGTTTCCAGAAAGGCCAGTATCGCAAGTTCAACATCAAGGGGAATGAGGCGGCGACCAACGACGATTTCGGCATGATGCGCGAAGTCTTCCGCCGCCGCTTCGCCCGCCAGCTGGAGGAAAACCCCGACCGCGACGATGCGACCTGGCCCGACCTGGTGCTGATCGACGGCGGCCGCGGCCAGCTCAACGCGGCCAAGGCGGTGCTGGAAGATCTGGGCATCGAGGATGTCTGCCTGGTCGGCGTCGCCAAGGGCCCGCATCATGGCCGCGAGGGGCGCGAGGTCTTCCACATGATGGACGGCAGCGAACGGATGCTGCCTGTCAACGCGCCGCTGCTCTTCTACCTCCAGCGGTTACGCGACGAAGTCCACCGCTTCGTGATCGGCGCGCACCGCGACAAACGCGCCAAGGCGATGGGGGCCAGCCCGCTCGACGAAGTGCCCGGCATCGGCCCGGCACGGAAAAAGGCGTTGTTGATGCACTTCGGCACGGGGCGCGCGGTGCGCAACGCCAGTCTTGAGGACTTGCGGAAAGCGCCGGGAGTCAGCCAGGCGGTCGCGCAGCAGGTGTACGACTTTTACCATAGCCGGTGA
- a CDS encoding YnbE family lipoprotein produces the protein MPILMMTRWMPVALTLLGGGCVNISAPEKPIEINLNINVTQEVVYRLDGEAKSLIQQNPGIF, from the coding sequence ATGCCGATCTTGATGATGACACGATGGATGCCGGTCGCGCTGACCCTGCTCGGCGGAGGATGCGTCAACATCTCCGCGCCGGAAAAGCCGATCGAGATCAATCTGAACATCAATGTGACGCAGGAAGTGGTATATCGCCTGGATGGCGAGGCCAAATCGCTGATCCAGCAGAATCCGGGGATATTCTGA
- a CDS encoding F0F1 ATP synthase subunit B family protein has product MANHSASGAAANADALVAQNLADAASAEGMTQKPIREGDGLTGNTVAAAETEHHAASPTALGFDSTGWVALAALVVLIGMLVKKVPSMIGRSLDQKIAGIRAQLDEANKLRQEAEALKAEYEAKAKAAHADAEAMRAQAQHEAGQLLSKAKADAEALMERRAKMAEDKIAAAERAALAEVRARAAEAAAKAAGLLIAEHHSADADRAMIDRTISGLGRPN; this is encoded by the coding sequence ATGGCTAATCATTCCGCAAGCGGTGCAGCGGCCAATGCCGATGCGCTGGTCGCGCAGAACCTGGCCGACGCGGCATCGGCCGAAGGTATGACGCAGAAGCCGATCCGCGAGGGCGATGGTCTGACCGGCAACACGGTCGCAGCCGCCGAGACCGAGCATCACGCCGCCAGCCCGACCGCGCTGGGTTTCGATTCGACCGGCTGGGTGGCGCTTGCCGCTCTGGTCGTGCTGATTGGGATGCTGGTGAAGAAGGTCCCGTCGATGATCGGTCGTTCGCTCGATCAGAAGATCGCCGGTATCCGCGCCCAGCTCGACGAAGCCAATAAGCTGCGTCAGGAAGCCGAAGCGCTCAAGGCCGAATATGAGGCCAAGGCGAAGGCCGCCCATGCCGATGCCGAGGCGATGCGTGCCCAGGCCCAGCATGAAGCGGGTCAGCTGCTGAGCAAGGCCAAGGCCGATGCCGAGGCGCTGATGGAGCGTCGCGCCAAGATGGCCGAGGACAAGATCGCCGCTGCCGAGCGCGCCGCGTTGGCCGAGGTCCGCGCCCGTGCCGCCGAGGCCGCCGCGAAGGCCGCCGGTCTGCTGATCGCCGAGCATCACTCGGCGGATGCGGATCGCGCGATGATCGACCGCACCATTTCGGGGCTCGGTCGCCCGAACTGA
- a CDS encoding F0F1 ATP synthase subunit C: MDAEAAKLIGAGLAAIGMGIASLGVGNVFAKFLEGALRNPGAADSQQGRLFIGFAGAELLGLLAFVTMIILVFVA, translated from the coding sequence ATGGACGCAGAAGCCGCGAAGCTGATCGGTGCCGGTCTGGCCGCTATCGGCATGGGCATCGCCTCGCTCGGCGTAGGCAACGTGTTCGCCAAGTTCCTCGAAGGCGCGCTGCGCAATCCGGGTGCGGCGGACAGCCAGCAGGGCCGCCTCTTCATCGGTTTCGCCGGTGCCGAGCTTCTGGGCCTGCTTGCCTTCGTGACGATGATCATCCTGGTGTTCGTCGCCTAA
- a CDS encoding glycosyltransferase family 2 protein: protein MSALLELAVVIPTFNERANVPVLVAKLDQALAGRRWEAIFVDDNSPDGTADAARELARVDPRVRVIQRIGRRGLSSACIEGMCATGAPMVAVIDGDLQHDETLLPAMLDRLQAEPDLDIVVGSRFVDGGGTGDWDRDRVAKSAFATKLSQRVLNVNLSDPMSGFFMVRTQVARDTVPHLSGIGFKILLDIMSASPRPLRAAEMPYVFRLRTEGESKLDHVVAMEYLIALYDRRFGKVIPVRFAMFSAIGVLGVGVHMAVLSLFFILLGASFLASQIVAVTAAMTFNFFLNNALTYRDRRLRGFKPLLDGWVSFCLVCSVGAIANVGVAAFLHDARANEWALSALIGVLIGAVWNYALSSRFVWGRY from the coding sequence GTGAGCGCGCTCCTCGAACTCGCCGTCGTCATCCCGACCTTCAACGAGCGCGCCAATGTGCCCGTGCTGGTCGCCAAGCTGGACCAGGCGTTGGCCGGGCGGCGCTGGGAAGCGATCTTTGTCGACGACAACAGCCCCGACGGCACGGCGGATGCCGCGCGCGAGCTGGCGCGGGTCGACCCGCGCGTTCGCGTGATCCAGCGGATCGGGCGGCGCGGCCTGTCCTCGGCCTGTATCGAGGGGATGTGCGCCACCGGCGCGCCGATGGTCGCGGTGATCGACGGCGACCTTCAGCATGACGAGACGCTGCTGCCGGCGATGCTCGACCGGTTGCAGGCGGAGCCGGACCTCGACATCGTCGTCGGCTCGCGCTTCGTCGATGGCGGCGGCACGGGTGACTGGGACCGCGACCGCGTCGCCAAGTCGGCCTTTGCGACCAAGCTGTCGCAGCGGGTGCTGAACGTGAACCTGTCCGATCCGATGAGCGGCTTCTTCATGGTCCGCACCCAGGTCGCGCGCGACACCGTGCCGCATCTGTCGGGCATCGGTTTCAAGATCCTGCTCGACATCATGAGCGCCTCGCCGCGCCCGCTTCGCGCGGCCGAGATGCCCTATGTCTTCCGCCTGCGGACCGAGGGCGAGTCGAAGCTCGACCATGTCGTCGCGATGGAATATCTGATCGCGCTGTACGACCGGCGGTTCGGCAAGGTCATTCCGGTGCGCTTCGCCATGTTCTCGGCGATCGGCGTGCTGGGCGTGGGCGTGCATATGGCGGTGCTCAGCCTGTTCTTCATCCTGCTGGGGGCAAGTTTCCTGGCCAGCCAGATCGTCGCGGTGACGGCGGCGATGACGTTCAACTTCTTCCTGAACAACGCGCTGACCTATCGCGACCGGCGCCTGCGCGGGTTCAAGCCGCTGCTCGACGGCTGGGTATCCTTCTGCCTGGTCTGCTCGGTGGGGGCGATCGCCAATGTCGGCGTTGCGGCCTTCCTGCACGATGCGCGCGCGAACGAGTGGGCGCTGTCGGCGCTGATCGGCGTGCTGATCGGGGCGGTGTGGAATTACGCGCTCTCGTCGCGGTTCGTGTGGGGGCGGTATTGA
- the leuB gene encoding 3-isopropylmalate dehydrogenase, which yields MALIAILAGDGIGPEVTAEARRVLEALDLGLTFEEAKVGGAAYAAAGHPLPPETLEVAGRADALLFGAVGDPRYDNLERAHRPEQAILGLRKAFGLFANLRPARLFEGLEDASSLRPDIARRIDMVIVRELTGDVYFGAKGRGTTEAGLREGHDLMRYDEEEVARIARVGFETAMRRRRRLLSVDKANVLETSQLWRDVVIEVAQEYPDVALDHMYVDNCAMQLVRDPGQFDVILTGNLFGDILSDQASMCAGSIGMLPSAALGATGKGLYEPIHGSAPDIAGQGKANPCAAILSSAMMLRHSLGLGEAADRIDAAVAGAIREGARTADLGGTLSTRAMADAIVLRL from the coding sequence ATGGCATTGATCGCGATCCTCGCCGGTGACGGAATCGGACCGGAAGTGACGGCGGAAGCGCGGCGGGTGCTGGAGGCGCTGGACCTCGGCCTGACCTTCGAAGAGGCGAAGGTCGGCGGCGCGGCCTATGCGGCGGCGGGGCATCCGCTGCCCCCCGAAACGCTGGAGGTCGCGGGCCGCGCCGACGCGCTGCTGTTCGGCGCGGTCGGCGATCCGCGCTACGACAATCTGGAACGCGCGCATCGGCCTGAACAGGCGATCCTGGGCCTGCGCAAGGCCTTCGGCCTGTTCGCCAATCTGCGCCCCGCGCGGCTGTTCGAGGGGCTGGAGGATGCCAGTTCGCTGCGCCCCGACATCGCGCGGCGCATCGACATGGTGATCGTGCGCGAGCTGACCGGCGACGTCTATTTCGGCGCCAAGGGGCGCGGCACCACCGAGGCGGGGCTGCGCGAAGGCCATGACCTGATGCGCTATGACGAGGAAGAGGTCGCGCGGATCGCCCGTGTCGGCTTCGAAACCGCGATGCGCCGCCGCCGCCGCCTGTTGTCGGTGGACAAGGCCAATGTGCTGGAAACCTCGCAGCTGTGGCGCGACGTGGTGATCGAAGTGGCGCAGGAATATCCGGACGTCGCGCTCGATCACATGTATGTCGACAATTGCGCGATGCAGTTGGTGCGCGATCCGGGCCAGTTCGACGTCATCCTGACCGGCAATCTGTTCGGCGACATCCTGTCGGATCAGGCGTCGATGTGCGCCGGGTCGATCGGGATGCTGCCCTCCGCCGCCTTGGGGGCGACGGGCAAGGGGCTGTACGAGCCGATCCATGGCTCGGCCCCCGACATCGCCGGGCAGGGCAAGGCCAATCCGTGCGCCGCGATCCTGTCGTCGGCGATGATGCTGCGCCACTCGCTGGGGCTGGGCGAGGCGGCCGACCGCATCGACGCCGCGGTGGCGGGCGCGATCCGCGAAGGCGCGCGCACGGCCGATCTGGGCGGCACCCTGTCCACCCGCGCGATGGCCGACGCCATCGTGTTGCGGCTCTGA